The following nucleotide sequence is from Microbulbifer sp. A4B17.
TTGTGATAAATATGTTCTGACATTTATATCTAGATACCCACACCATGTGGGGATGAGAATTATCTCCACTATGCTAAATATTGCTAAGGGAGATATCGATCAAGCTGAAAAAGATATAAAAATCGCTCTTAAATATAATCCTGAACACAAACGAGCATTAAAATTATTTGATCAGGTCAAAATAATGCGCATTGAAAAAAATGCCAGAGAGGCGATTGAAATATTAGACACCTCGCGTTCACACCCTGCCTTTTCAAGGCTGTCCAGATCAAAAGCAGCAAAACAATTAAAAAAGATTAAACCTCTGGAAGATTGGGATAACAACGAGCTTCAAGCTAAGATCGCATTTTTTCATAACTGCTCTAATATACGCCATGCACTAAAGAATTTTAATTCTGATCTTATTACCAGTGCGGTTGAGCTCGGTTATTGTTCTTGGCCAAAGAAATTACATAAATATGTACAAGGGTGCAATGTATTAGATGTAGGCTGTGGCTTTGGTGGCTATGCGATGGGTTATCTCTGCGCGGGGGCAAATAGTTATACTGGAGTTGATCCTGCTATGGTGTTGGATTCCAGGCGAGTTCGTAATAAGCGTATTAGGAAATGGGTAAATGCGCCAATGTCAGGACAGGATATAATAGATTTAATTCCAGATATTGATTTGCACCAGTGTTCCACACGAGACCTAGTTGGTGTAAAAACCTTTGATACTGTTTGCCTTCATAACGTTACAGAGCATCTATTAGAAATTGAGGATGTATTTGAAGATATTGCTGGGCTGCTGACAAAGGGTGGAAAAATTATATTTTTACACCATAACTTTTATGGTTGGAGTGGCCATCATATGCCACCTCATAACCTATCAGTTTTGGATGAGAATAACCCTGATCACCTTAAGTTTTGTGACTGGAACCATATTAATATTTTTCAACAATTACCGCATGATCACTACTTACATACCCATCTCAATCGCATTCGTATTGATGAATTGCGCTCACTAACACGAAAATACTTTAATATTGATACCTGGGAACTCCAGCCTTCTCACGATAATATTATGCAACGTCTAACTCCGGAGATAAAAACCAGAGCAAGAGAAGAAATTCCTGACATTACGTTGGATGAAATGAAAACCAATGTGGTTTTCTGTGTAGCTTATGCAAAATAAATAATTACTTTTGTTCTATCGGAGTTACCTAATGTACGAGATTGATAGTAAGCGTAACATAAACTACATACTTCATTAAATGCAACGGCTCGTGTACCACTTACCGTAATTCATTGGCTATACAAGGTGTTTCAAAAAAATGAACAATGTCATTGCATAATTGGAAGCCAGTTTTAAAAATATTTATGCTCGAGTTTGGTTAGCGACTCATTGCTTACCAATAACCGACTGGCATGGGTAGTTACACTGAATCATTTACACTCTTAAAATATACCAAATTTGGATATTTTGTAGCTGATCATTATTTCGCTGCTTGCTAGATGGAAATGTAACTACAGTGGGAATGTTTGGCATGTAAGTATTTATTGGGGGTCTCTTTTTTCGTTGTGAAAAATAGTGTGTGTGAAGGTTCGTATTTTCACGCCACTGTGCTTTATCTTTTATGACCTGGACAGAGGTTTCCTATATGTACTTATGCTTAATTCTACCTTCCTAATTTCTTTGATGTCAGGCATTCTAATTGCCTGGGCCATTTGCAAAATAGTTGATGATTGTAAGGGCGCCTGTTGTATGGTTGAATATTATAATCATTTGTAGCTCTACTTGATTTGCTGAAATTTTTTGGAATTCCTTTAGCCCTTTTGCGGGCCTAGGCCAAGCTCTCTTTGGTTTACGGCTTGACCATCTTCGTTATAAACTCAAAACGAAAGGAATATAGTATGAAAAATTTGAATGTTAATCTCTTGAAGGCATTGCTCCTGGCTGCTATAGGAGTTGTCAGTCTTTCTTTATCGGGTATGGCATCAGCTGTCAGCTGTGGAGATACTATCACTACGCCAAGTACTTTAACTGCCGCTCTTTCTTGTACGGAAAACCCTGCGGTGACTGTTGAGGGTGCTGGGAGCTTGGACTTAAATGGTTACAGCATTACCTGTACTAATGGATCAGGTATAGGAATAAAAGTGCTTGGTGCGGGCAGGATCATTAACGACTCAGTTGGAGGAAATTTCATAAAGAATTGTGACACAGGGGTGTTCGTGGACGGAATCGGAGGCCATATAATACAAAATGTAAATGCTTTAGAAAACCTTACATCAGGGTTTGCTCTTGTAAGTAACGGCAACCTACTTGAGTCGTCTACCGCAGATAGTAATGATGGGATAGGTGTGCGTATGTTAGGTATTGGAAATCAGGTCAGAAATTCTATAATCACTTTTAACACACTGCAAGGGGTTAGGGTTGCCGGGAATAGCAGTATAGTGTTACTAAATGATATTAGTTTAAACGATGCAAGCGGAGTTGTAATTGCCGATGCAAATAGTAGTTTAATTTCGAGCAATACAGCAAATGACAATGGAACGAATGGGATTTTGTTGCAGGACTTTAGCCAGGTGGGAAATGTTATTGTAGGAAACGATGCGACGGGTAATGCTGGAAATGACTTGGTCGATCAAAATCTTATTCCTTGCATCACTAATATATGGGTTCTAAACACTTTTGACGATTCTAATGACGCTTGCATTAACTAGAGTATAAGCACTTTGAATTGGACCTATATAGCTGAGTAGTTCGTAATATGCAGGCTCATTAAAATCTAAGATGTAGTGGTTCAGGCTTGCTCTGACAGTTACCAGTTTTTCAGAAGGTGTTCTTTCAGGTCAAATTCAGTTTACGGGTTTTTCCTTCCAGATCCTTTTTGCATCTCCAGGTGTTGCGATCGGTGTGCGGTCGCAACACTTTTAACCCTCATGGGTACGGTAATTATTGTAATATGTGAGCCATTCGTCCAGATCCTTTTGTAATTCTTCTCTTGACCCATAGATCTTGCGGCGCAATGAAGGCTGATAGAACTCTTGTAGAATGGTTTTATGGAAGTGCTCACAGATGCCATGCCTGGCTTTTGCCCTGGTGTGTTCTATTTCGTTCACACTCATATATAACTGGTAGTCGTGCTGCTCCAGTCTTTTGTTTGATGATGCGATCTTTTGTATAGATCATGGGGTTTATCCTTGGTTTTGATTTTAGGTTTAGGCACCTTCATCAAAACCGGTAAACCCCTCTTTTTCAAGAGAATGTGTCAGATTTGGTCTGAACTAATCCAGGTAAAATTTAAGTATGAAGTAAAAGGTCAGATATTCACTGCTCTAACCTTTCATTATTTATCTAGCAACTATTGCTTTAAACAGAATTAGTTTCTTTTATAAGAGTTTCATCAAGTTCTTGTGCTCGTTTGAATGCTTGTCGCTGAAATAACCGAGCAACATACTCTTGATCTCCTTCACGATTATCTATAGTAAAACGTTTCCCAGCAATATAAGGGTTTGACTTAATTGCGATAGATAGTACATCTAAGGCAAGTTTATAATTTCCATAACCCAGCATTTGCTGTTTTCTTTAGCCGCTTCTTCACCAAATATGCTTTTATTTACTATGACAGATTCCAGTGGTCCAGCGGAGTAGAACATCCACCGATAGTAGTTTGCGCGCTCTTCACTATTTTTAAGGGATAGACCGAAATCAGGAAATACATCTGCCAGATATACACATATTACAGCGGCTTCAGTAACTATCTTATTATTGTGTATTAGCGTGGGAATTTTTCCCATAGGATTTATCGCAAGGTAACTAGGCGATTTAATTTCTTCGCCATACTCAAGTAATTTTGTTTGGTAAGGTACTGAATGTTGTGGTCAACTCCAACCGGACACTGCAACCTCTCGATTGCGGATTAGTATAAAATATAATCTCGTTAGCCATTCCTAGATCTCGAAGTTAACTTGAGATTTAAATTTTAAGAGTGAATTAATAACCTATGCGAGAGATTTATATGTCAAAGTGGATTATAGGGTAACTATTATTTAATTCGAGATATCACTCAGCTAATTCAACAGTAATATTCTCAGGTCCCAGTAGAAACGCCAGTTTTTTATTTTGATACTCTAATATGCCACTCCTTGGTTTGAGACCATGTTTCGATAAATACTCTAATGTGTCCTTCAGATTATCTACTTTCAAACAAAGATGGTTATAACCAGGTCTCGATAAGTCTTGAATTGATGGATTTGACTCAACTTTTGGGTTTCGATAATGAAGTAACTGTATTTCAAATTTTGGTGAACACTCCTTTAAAACCATTGTAAAGTGATCAGCCTTTACATTATCGACTTGAAGATATCGCGATGCTTTTTCTCCAGATAATAAATTTTTGATTAACAGTTCAAATCCCAGCAACTCAAAAAAACAAACAGCTTCCTCTAAATTAGTAACAACTACTGTTACATGATCTGGATTTCTAAACATTCAATTGGTGCTCTTAATCTAAACACAGCTAAAAGTTTAGCGGTGATTTTTTAACTTTGTAAAAAAAACGAAATAAAAAACTTAGTTGACTTTATTAACCTGTGAATTTTCACTAAATAAACAGCT
It contains:
- a CDS encoding right-handed parallel beta-helix repeat-containing protein, encoding MKNLNVNLLKALLLAAIGVVSLSLSGMASAVSCGDTITTPSTLTAALSCTENPAVTVEGAGSLDLNGYSITCTNGSGIGIKVLGAGRIINDSVGGNFIKNCDTGVFVDGIGGHIIQNVNALENLTSGFALVSNGNLLESSTADSNDGIGVRMLGIGNQVRNSIITFNTLQGVRVAGNSSIVLLNDISLNDASGVVIADANSSLISSNTANDNGTNGILLQDFSQVGNVIVGNDATGNAGNDLVDQNLIPCITNIWVLNTFDDSNDACIN
- a CDS encoding glutathione S-transferase family protein, which encodes MKSPSYLAINPMGKIPTLIHNNKIVTEAAVICVYLADVFPDFGLSLKNSEERANYYRWMFYSAGPLESVIVNKSIFGEEAAKENSKCWVMEIINLP
- a CDS encoding VOC family protein; amino-acid sequence: MFRNPDHVTVVVTNLEEAVCFFELLGFELLIKNLLSGEKASRYLQVDNVKADHFTMVLKECSPKFEIQLLHYRNPKVESNPSIQDLSRPGYNHLCLKVDNLKDTLEYLSKHGLKPRSGILEYQNKKLAFLLGPENITVELAE
- a CDS encoding methyltransferase, with the translated sequence MSTLETNQLDSFEQGKQAALAGEIDLARELLRPISNLNPFHPATYFLCYAESKNGSILNCDKYVLTFISRYPHHVGMRIISTMLNIAKGDIDQAEKDIKIALKYNPEHKRALKLFDQVKIMRIEKNAREAIEILDTSRSHPAFSRLSRSKAAKQLKKIKPLEDWDNNELQAKIAFFHNCSNIRHALKNFNSDLITSAVELGYCSWPKKLHKYVQGCNVLDVGCGFGGYAMGYLCAGANSYTGVDPAMVLDSRRVRNKRIRKWVNAPMSGQDIIDLIPDIDLHQCSTRDLVGVKTFDTVCLHNVTEHLLEIEDVFEDIAGLLTKGGKIIFLHHNFYGWSGHHMPPHNLSVLDENNPDHLKFCDWNHINIFQQLPHDHYLHTHLNRIRIDELRSLTRKYFNIDTWELQPSHDNIMQRLTPEIKTRAREEIPDITLDEMKTNVVFCVAYAK